The Siansivirga zeaxanthinifaciens CC-SAMT-1 region CTTTACTCGAGCTATAGGCTGCTAAACCAGGGAATTTCATACTTCCTTGAACTCCACCCATAGAACTAATAGTTACCACATGACTTTGTGCTTTCATAAATGGTAAAACAATTCTTGTGAGTTCGGCAACACCAAAAACGTTGGTTTTATAAACGGTTTCAAAATCGGTTATTGTAATCTCAGAAAATGGTTTGTTAAGTAACATCCCTGCATTGTTAATTAAAACATCAACTTGTTTCCAATTGCTGCTAATAAAACTTTCTACTTGTTTGTAGGCATCGGCATCACCCAAATCGAAAGAAAACGACGTTACATTTTTAAGTTTTAAACTGGTAATAGGTTTTTCATTCCGCGAAAGCGCTAAAACATGATGCCCTGCATTTGAAAATAGCTTAACCAACTCAAAACCAATACCGCGACTGGTTCCTGTTATTATAATATTTTTTATCATAGAAGAATTAAAGTTTAAAGATAAAAAAAACCTGCTTCAAACAAATGAAACAGGTTTTTATATGTTAAATGAATATTCAATTACACCAACATTGTAATTGGATTTTCAATATATCCTTTTAATGTTTGAAGGAATTGTGCTCCGGTTGCTCCATCAATCGTTCTGTGGTCGCACGCTAAAGATAACTTCATGGTGTTACCAACAACAATTTGTCCGTTTTTAACCACTGGTTTTTCAATAATATTCCCCACAGAAAGTATCGCTGAATTTGGTTGATTGATAATAGATGTAAAGGTTTCTATACCAAACATTCCTAAGTTAGAAACTGTAAATGTACTACCTTCCATTTCTGCAGGTGTTAATTTTTTGTTTCTAGCTTTTCCTGCAAGATCTTTAACCGCAGCACCTATTTGAGGTAATGTTTGTTCATTTGCAAACTTAACAACTGGCACAACCAATCCATCTGGAACAGCTACTGCTACACCAATATGAACATGGTTATTTAAACGCATTTTGTCTGCAAACCATTGCGAGTTTACTTGCGGATGTTTTTTTAATGCTAAGGCACAAGCCTTCACAACCATATCGTTATATGATATTTTAGTGTCTGGAATTGAGTTGAATTGATTTCGGAAAGCAATGGCATTTTCCATATCAAATTCTACTGTTAAATAATAATGTGGTGCAGAAAATTTAGAATTGGTTAAAGCTTTTGCAATAGCTTTACGCATTTGTGAGTTTGTAACATCTTCGAAATCTTCTTGACCAGCAGGTACAAATTTACCAACTGCTGCAGCACCTTGCGCAGGCACATAATTTTCTACATCAGACTTAACAATGCGACCATTTTCGCCAGACCCTTGTACTTGAGATAAGTTAATACCTTTTTCCTCTGCTATTTTTTTAGCTAAAGGCGATACAAAAATGCGGTCTCCAGAATTTCCTTTTGCTGGTTTAGTAGCTTTAGGAGCCTCTGCTTTTACAGGCGCTTTAGGAGTTTCTGCTTTAGGAGCTTCTTTTTTAACAGGAGCTTCCTCTTTTTTTGCAGGGGCTGTATTAGAAAAGTTTTTTGCTACATCTGAAACATCTGTTCCTGCAGGGCCAATAATGGCCAATAAAGCATCTACTTTTGCAGACTCACCTTCATCTAAGCCAATATGTAATAAAGTACCCGACTGGAATGATTCAAATTCCATCGTCGCTTTATCTGTTTCAATTTCAGCTAAAATATCGCCTTCTGATACGGTATCACCAACTTTTTTCAACCAAGTTGCCACCGTTCCTTCTTCCATGGTATCACTTAAACGAGGCATGGTAACAACAATGACACCTTCAGGTAACTCAGGAGATGCATTAGACGCTTCTTCTTGGATAGTTGCTTCCTCTGAAGTTGATTGAGAAGCTTCTTTAGATGCTTCCTTTTTCTCTTCTTTAGGTGCGCCACCGCCATTTAATAAATCTGAAATATCTTCTCCTTCTTCACCAATTATAGCTAAAAGCTCATCAACTTTTGTTGTTTCACCCTCTTGAACACCAATATGAAGTAAGGTTCCTTCGTTAAAAGATTCGAACTCCATGGTAGCTTTATCTGTTTCTATTTCGGCAAGTATATCACCTTCTTCTATCTTATCTCCTACTTTTTTTAACCAAGCCGCAACGGTTCCCTCTTCCATGGTATCGCTTAAACGCGGCATATTTACTACAATTGCCATAGTTTATAATTTGTGTTGAATAAATGGATAATCTTGTTGTTCGTAAACCATATCGTAAAGTTGTTGTTTTTCCGGGAATGGCGATTCCTCTGCAAACTTTTCACATTCTGACACTAGGTCTTTAACACGATTATCAATTACTTTAATATCTTCTTCTGTTGCATAATTCTTTTCAAGAAGAATGTCTTTAACTTGAGTAATTGGGTCTATCTTTTTATATTCTTCAACCTCTTCTTTTGTTCTATAGTGCTGTGCATCACTCATTGAGTGACCTCTATAACGATACGTTTTAAGCTCTAAAAATGTAGGGCCTTCTCCACGACGTGCTCGCTGTATTGCTTCATCAAAAGCTTCAGCAACTTTCACAGGATTCATGCCGTCTACAGGTCCGCAAGGCATTTCATACCCTAAACCTAATTTCCATATTTCTGTATGATTTGCGGTACGCTCTACAGAAGTTCCCATAGCATAACCGTTATTCTCACATACGAATACAACAGGAAGTTTCCATAACATTGCTAAATTGAAAGATTCGTGTAACGAACCCTGACGAGCAGCACCATCTCCAAAACAGCATAGAGTTACCGCATCGCTACCATGATATTTATCACCAAAAGCCATACCAGCACCTAATGGAATTTGACCTCCAACAATACCATGGCCTCCGTAAAAACGAAACTCTTTAGAGAAAATATGCATAGAACCTCCCATACCATGAGATGTTCCTGTAGCTTTTCCATAAAGTTCTGCCATAACACGTCTAGGATCTACTCCCATACCGATAGGTTGCACGTGATTACGATAAGCTGTAATCATTTTATCTTTTGTCAAGTCCATAGCATGTAAAGCCCCTGCCAATACTGCTTCTTGACCGTTATATAAGTGAAGAAATCCTCTTACTTTTTGTTGTATGTATACTGCAGCTAATTTGTCTTCAAATTTTCTCCAGAATAACATGTCTTCGTACCATTTGAGGTAAACCTCTTTTGTGATTTTTTGCATCGACTAATATATAGGTTTTACTTAAGCGAAATACAAAAGTAATACATTGCTCTCTATTTGGAAAATGTTAAATTAATTAAAATGAAAAAAATATGAAATCAAAAAGTGTTTCGAAACAGTATTGAATAATTATTGTTTTTAATGTTTTTTTTGATGAAATACCTATTAATCTAATTGATCATATAAGAAATCATTATAAACTTAAAAACAAATCACAGTGAAGACTTATCAAAAATGAACGGCAGTAAAGTGGCAATTGAATTTGATTTTAAAACTTTTCCTTGAACTCCCATAAAATAAATTTCAATAGGTGTTTTTTGTTTGACTTCATATTCTGCGATAGCCTGACGGCATGCCCCGCATGGTGGAATTGGACTCGTGGTTTTTTGATTTTGTGAGGCGGCTGAAATAGCCAATTTTAAAATTTTAGCATTAGGATATTTTGATCCTGCGTAATAAATAGCCGTACGTTCGGCACATAAGCCCGAGGGAAAAGCCGCATTTTCTTGATTATTGCCTGTTATTATTTCGCCATTATCTAAAAGTATTGCCGCCCCAACAAAGAAATTAGAATATGGAGCATAGGCCTTATCTCTTGCTTCAAAAGCATCCATCATTAAAGACTTTACTTCATCTGGCAACTCGTTTAAGCTTTCGTATTCGTATAATTTAGATTCTATCTTTATTTCTTTCATAAAATTACGGTCGTTTACAAACGTTTTTAGACAAAAAAAACTATTGCTAGTAGCAATAGTTTTTCTTATAAGTTGATTAGTTATTTTATACTAATACTCACGATATTCTCCAGCTCCAATATTAAAGGTTAACGAGAATCTTAAGGTATTTTCTAAAGGACTCTGCACTTTAGATGCCGAGAACAAATAAGACAAATCAATGTTTACAATATTAGCTTTAAATCCTGCTCCTAACGACAGAAATTTTCTAGCGCCTTTATCTTCACTTTCATTAAAGTAACCTGCTCTAAAGGCAAAAGAATCTTGGTAAACATACTCTGCTCCCAATGCCCAAGTGAATTCTTTTAACTCTTCACTAAAGCCATCGGGTGCATCTCCAAAAGATTGAAAAATACCCGATAAAAAACTAACATCTTGCGATTTTCCTGCTATAAGAACATCCGATCTTGTTTTGGTTCCTAGAGTATCTTCTCCTTCTGTATACACACCATCATTATTATCGTCGGTATATTCATATTCATCACCTAATTTTGGAGGCGTAGGCACTAATAATTTCGCAACTTCGGCGGTAACCGATACTTTATTATATTGATCGAAAATAAAATCGAAACCAGCACCTAAACGCAAATTAGTTGGTTGAAAATTATCTTCGCCACCTTGGTCATATTTAAACTTCGGACCAATATTTTGAAGTGCAAAACCCATTCTCCAACGTCCGTTAAAATCGGCATAAGCCTCTTCTTCACTTTGATAATATCCCGAGATATCTACACCAAATGTGCTTGCAGGTGTAGCATCGCCATCAACCCCTGTTAACCTCAAATTAGATCTTAAATAGCGCATTGCTACAGACATTGCAAATTGATCTGATAATCTTAAAGCATAAGACGCATCAATAGTCAACTCATTTGGACGTTGTATTAAGGCTTCAGAGAATTCATCGTTTCTAAATTCAATATCCCCTAATGAAAAATAACGTAAACTGGCTCCAAAAGCACTACGTTCATCTAGTCTGTTAAAATAAGTTACATTTCCTAAGAAAATATCATTCACCAACTTACTTAAGTAAGGCGTATAACTTACACCTATACCCGATTTAGTTTCGGAAAAAGCATATTTTGATGAGTTCCATTGTTGTGAATAGGCATCAACCGATGTTGCTACCCCCATATCTCCCATGGCTGCTGCACGTGCATCTGAAGCTATTAAAACAAAAGGAATACCTGTGGTTATAACTCTTTTATCATTATTAGGAATGATAACTGTAGGATTTTGCGCTGTTATTTTTAAAGCAAATGTTATTGCTAAAATTAGTAAAAGTTGGTTTTTCATGAATTAATTTTAATTTAACAAATATATACCTTTATTATAGGATTACAAGTTTCTCTATTTTTTCTACTTTTTTATTTAAGATGTTAGATTGAACGGTTAATTTATAAATATAAACTCCTTTTCCTATTTTATCTCCAAAATCATCTCTTCCATCCCAAACAATATCTCGAGACAACGAACTATTAACAATACCGCCGCCTGTGGTTTGTCCGTTTAGCGTTCTTACAAGTTTACCAGAAACAGTGAATATCTGTATAGAAACGTCTAAAGGCTCTGAACTATTGTGATTGAACCAAAATTCTGTATAATTTACAAACGGATTTGGGTAGTTTAACACATTATTTATTACCAGCTCTTGATCTTGATCGTAAACAATAAATTGAATTTCGGCTGTTGAAGAATTATTGTAAACATCCCAGGCTTTAATCGTTAGCGTATGAAGTCCCGGACTTAAATCTCTAAACGGATAACTAACGATTCCTTTTTTATAATCGTCGACTTCGGTTTGATAATAATCGTTTAAAATAAAAGGATTTGTTTCATCGCCATCTAAAATTGCGACAATATCATGACCAATACCACTTGCGGTATTAATTCCGTTTAAATCTTCTAACTTCACTAATAAAGTTGGAGATTCGTTTGTGATTCCACCAGACACAAAATTCTCATCATTCATGTAGAGCGCTATCACTGGTCCGACATTATCCTCGGGAGCATCTTCATTTAAACCACCTATTTTGATTGTATTTATATTCGCTCCGGTTTGATTTTCTGTAAGTGTTTCGTTTTTTGAATAAAAACTAACTTTTCCAAATCCTACGGGAATTCCAATGTCTTTTGGTACAATAAAATCAAATTCAAATTGCCCATTTTTAACCGATGCTTGACCTCTAAAAATAACCTCTCCAAGCGTTTTAAACTTTAACTTTACAATTTGACCGTTTAGTCGGACATTATCATTAGCTAGAGTCTCTCTTTGAATTTCTTTATCGAAAATAGTTGTAGACAAGGTACCATTGTAATTGGTAAGCAAATTTCCTGAAAGATCGGTAACTTCGCCTGCTAACTTAACATAACTTAAAGCCTTAATAGTATCATTATACTGCGCTATAGGCACTTCATTTATCTTTGTTAATTTGATATTAGGTTTTGAAAAAGCTAATTTCATAGCTGGATCTCCAATAAAAAATATCAATCGTCTTTGGCTTTGACCAGAAATTAATGGGTTAATTTTTGTTAACCTCAATGCTTCAGCCATGGTTGGATATTCATAATCGTCATAGGAATCGTCATTACTATATGAAAATAGATATTGTCCCAATAAATTATTAAATATTATAGCAAAATTTACAAAAATCTGTCTGGTCGTAGTAATTAAACCTACAGCCCCGGCTTTTTTATTCCAATAGGTAAATTCTCCTGCTGTAGGTCTAAACGGATTATCAAACTTTGTAAATTCACATGTTACAGCTACAAAACAATTTAGCTTGTTGAAGTTTCTTAATCCTTCAATATCTGTTTTTAAAAATATACGTTCTTCGGCCAAACCATCTTCACCACCATGCCCAAAATAATTAACTACCAACGCTCCACTATTTATAGCATTTACAAATTCTGTAGTTACCTTCGGGTAGCGTTCACCACCTGCTGAAAACTCTTGTTTAAAAGCATCCGAATGAATTTTAATTACGTTCATGAATGCTTTATTATTTGACACTAAATTACCAACATTATCAGTTGTTTGCTGTAAAATACCTTCCCAATCTTCATCAACATCATCAGAAACAACAACAAATTTATTACGCCAACTTCCTAAGGCATCTTTATTGTAATATGATTCTATTTTATCAACCAAATCTTTTGCTAAATTTGGAGAATCGACAATTATTCTTCCTACAGCAATATCTAGTTTATCACTTGTAGACATATTTCCTTCATTTTGATCCATCATACCATAAAAATCATCAGTAACAAATGAAGTTGCTTCATTAAAACTATTATAGGAATACCAAGAAGGTAAAATATTCGTGTTATTATTTATTCTATCCTTATAATCAAAAGATACATCTCCAAATAAACATAAATATTTTACACGCTTTTCCGGTGTACTTGCATGATCGTAAACATATTTTACAAAATTTCTTATAGCACCAATATCTTGATTACCAGTGCTAAATTCATTGTAAATTTCATCTAAACCTAAAACCTTAACATTTAAATTGTATTGATTTTTATTTATTGTGGCTAAGCGTTCTGCTTGACTCAACATGTTATCTGGAGCAATGATTAAATAATCGATATCTTCAAATTCTCCTTGATTGTTTAAAAAAACAGTACCTTTTATGTTTTGATTATTTAGCGTTGTTTTGGAATCGAATTTAGGCTCGAAATAATCGTTTGGCGAAACGGCCAAATACGTTTTTGAAACCCCTAAATTAGATTTGAATCTTAAACTTGAAACGCCTTCATTATTTTCAAGATTAGATATGTTATAAATATCTGTAACATCCCAAATTTCAGAAAGTTTCGAGGCATTCTCAATGGTATATTCTCCAATACCCGATGTCGAAATTACATCTCTATTTTTAAATTCAAACTGTTTGTTATAAAACTTTAAAGCTCTTGTGGCTTCTATTGAAATATAATCTAAATAAGCCAGAGAACTCGGATTTCCCTGATTATCGTAATTTA contains the following coding sequences:
- a CDS encoding SDR family NAD(P)-dependent oxidoreductase, which translates into the protein MIKNIIITGTSRGIGFELVKLFSNAGHHVLALSRNEKPITSLKLKNVTSFSFDLGDADAYKQVESFISSNWKQVDVLINNAGMLLNKPFSEITITDFETVYKTNVFGVAELTRIVLPFMKAQSHVVTISSMGGVQGSMKFPGLAAYSSSKAAVITLTELLAEEYKASGISFNVLALGAVQTEMLEEAFPGYKASTSALEMAQYIFDFSLNGNKYYNGKLLQVSNSTP
- a CDS encoding pyruvate dehydrogenase complex dihydrolipoamide acetyltransferase, translating into MAIVVNMPRLSDTMEEGTVAAWLKKVGDKIEEGDILAEIETDKATMEFESFNEGTLLHIGVQEGETTKVDELLAIIGEEGEDISDLLNGGGAPKEEKKEASKEASQSTSEEATIQEEASNASPELPEGVIVVTMPRLSDTMEEGTVATWLKKVGDTVSEGDILAEIETDKATMEFESFQSGTLLHIGLDEGESAKVDALLAIIGPAGTDVSDVAKNFSNTAPAKKEEAPVKKEAPKAETPKAPVKAEAPKATKPAKGNSGDRIFVSPLAKKIAEEKGINLSQVQGSGENGRIVKSDVENYVPAQGAAAVGKFVPAGQEDFEDVTNSQMRKAIAKALTNSKFSAPHYYLTVEFDMENAIAFRNQFNSIPDTKISYNDMVVKACALALKKHPQVNSQWFADKMRLNNHVHIGVAVAVPDGLVVPVVKFANEQTLPQIGAAVKDLAGKARNKKLTPAEMEGSTFTVSNLGMFGIETFTSIINQPNSAILSVGNIIEKPVVKNGQIVVGNTMKLSLACDHRTIDGATGAQFLQTLKGYIENPITMLV
- the pdhA gene encoding pyruvate dehydrogenase (acetyl-transferring) E1 component subunit alpha; protein product: MQKITKEVYLKWYEDMLFWRKFEDKLAAVYIQQKVRGFLHLYNGQEAVLAGALHAMDLTKDKMITAYRNHVQPIGMGVDPRRVMAELYGKATGTSHGMGGSMHIFSKEFRFYGGHGIVGGQIPLGAGMAFGDKYHGSDAVTLCCFGDGAARQGSLHESFNLAMLWKLPVVFVCENNGYAMGTSVERTANHTEIWKLGLGYEMPCGPVDGMNPVKVAEAFDEAIQRARRGEGPTFLELKTYRYRGHSMSDAQHYRTKEEVEEYKKIDPITQVKDILLEKNYATEEDIKVIDNRVKDLVSECEKFAEESPFPEKQQLYDMVYEQQDYPFIQHKL
- the cdd gene encoding cytidine deaminase, translated to MKEIKIESKLYEYESLNELPDEVKSLMMDAFEARDKAYAPYSNFFVGAAILLDNGEIITGNNQENAAFPSGLCAERTAIYYAGSKYPNAKILKLAISAASQNQKTTSPIPPCGACRQAIAEYEVKQKTPIEIYFMGVQGKVLKSNSIATLLPFIFDKSSL
- the porV gene encoding type IX secretion system outer membrane channel protein PorV, which encodes MKNQLLLILAITFALKITAQNPTVIIPNNDKRVITTGIPFVLIASDARAAAMGDMGVATSVDAYSQQWNSSKYAFSETKSGIGVSYTPYLSKLVNDIFLGNVTYFNRLDERSAFGASLRYFSLGDIEFRNDEFSEALIQRPNELTIDASYALRLSDQFAMSVAMRYLRSNLRLTGVDGDATPASTFGVDISGYYQSEEEAYADFNGRWRMGFALQNIGPKFKYDQGGEDNFQPTNLRLGAGFDFIFDQYNKVSVTAEVAKLLVPTPPKLGDEYEYTDDNNDGVYTEGEDTLGTKTRSDVLIAGKSQDVSFLSGIFQSFGDAPDGFSEELKEFTWALGAEYVYQDSFAFRAGYFNESEDKGARKFLSLGAGFKANIVNIDLSYLFSASKVQSPLENTLRFSLTFNIGAGEYREY
- the porU gene encoding type IX secretion system sortase PorU, whose product is MKNKYIFLLFFLTCGFAFGQQKSYSIDWQTSKKIAFEGFSVEVPSFSDAHFSFDFDSGLNFIDQWETRSYVNESSVKITNIIFSNISESSLKDLSKEVIPNELKFSLKNSLAREKQYAFFQISPIIKGENGVYKKLVSFTLSYSEGGISFQKKNKFTNKTFGTQALSNSVLSTGEWFRFYVDTTGVFKLSKSFLQRLGVNVNNVDPRNIKLFGNGGRMIPYANSEPYPFDVQENAIKFVGENDGVFDNEDYILFYAQGPNGFDAVSNTNINCYTDKTYYYINVSGGLGKRIQPFSQPSGPVDLVINTFQEYKFHEKDDYNLGFLGRRWFGDRFDVESNKTFEFDFPDLVTSIPVSIKVFVATTASSLSTIQLTVNDSPLANLTMIGVVKPNLATEASYSRLIDVNSSKISVGLNYDNQGNPSSLAYLDYISIEATRALKFYNKQFEFKNRDVISTSGIGEYTIENASKLSEIWDVTDIYNISNLENNEGVSSLRFKSNLGVSKTYLAVSPNDYFEPKFDSKTTLNNQNIKGTVFLNNQGEFEDIDYLIIAPDNMLSQAERLATINKNQYNLNVKVLGLDEIYNEFSTGNQDIGAIRNFVKYVYDHASTPEKRVKYLCLFGDVSFDYKDRINNNTNILPSWYSYNSFNEATSFVTDDFYGMMDQNEGNMSTSDKLDIAVGRIIVDSPNLAKDLVDKIESYYNKDALGSWRNKFVVVSDDVDEDWEGILQQTTDNVGNLVSNNKAFMNVIKIHSDAFKQEFSAGGERYPKVTTEFVNAINSGALVVNYFGHGGEDGLAEERIFLKTDIEGLRNFNKLNCFVAVTCEFTKFDNPFRPTAGEFTYWNKKAGAVGLITTTRQIFVNFAIIFNNLLGQYLFSYSNDDSYDDYEYPTMAEALRLTKINPLISGQSQRRLIFFIGDPAMKLAFSKPNIKLTKINEVPIAQYNDTIKALSYVKLAGEVTDLSGNLLTNYNGTLSTTIFDKEIQRETLANDNVRLNGQIVKLKFKTLGEVIFRGQASVKNGQFEFDFIVPKDIGIPVGFGKVSFYSKNETLTENQTGANINTIKIGGLNEDAPEDNVGPVIALYMNDENFVSGGITNESPTLLVKLEDLNGINTASGIGHDIVAILDGDETNPFILNDYYQTEVDDYKKGIVSYPFRDLSPGLHTLTIKAWDVYNNSSTAEIQFIVYDQDQELVINNVLNYPNPFVNYTEFWFNHNSSEPLDVSIQIFTVSGKLVRTLNGQTTGGGIVNSSLSRDIVWDGRDDFGDKIGKGVYIYKLTVQSNILNKKVEKIEKLVIL